The proteins below are encoded in one region of Antennarius striatus isolate MH-2024 chromosome 7, ASM4005453v1, whole genome shotgun sequence:
- the ptger3 gene encoding prostaglandin E2 receptor EP3 subtype, which translates to MMTTNECDYRKGLQTSFGEMPSANLSKSVGDGNVTKNSSCGSVSVGFPITMMITGMVGNTLALILVYVSYRKKENRRKKSFLLCIGSLALTDLFGQLLTSPIVISVYRADLKWERIDSSGNLCAFFGVCMTTFGLCALFLSSAMAIERAMAVTNPHWYSNNMKTSVTKQTLAVIWCLVLLFALLPIAGVGKYTRQWPGTWCFISTGDREVPGNMFFAITFAVLGIFSLLVTLSCNVMTIRGLIIRCKTKSGTSQSSKQWERLTTETVIQLLGIMCVLLICWSPLLVLMVRMISTRVSSHECNSTAVTSNQIPGRDVNLDCNFFLTAIRLASLNQILDPWVYLLLREILLRKFCIVANAVSNCSIEDQKDTQTALNAVNKQQPDTNNLHKPPSS; encoded by the exons ATGATGACTACAAACGAGTGTGATTATCGAAAGGGCTTGCAAACCAGTTTTGGAGAGATGCCAAGCGCAAACTTATCCAAGTCAGTTGGCGATGGTAATGTCACCAAGAATTCTAGTTGTGGATCTGTATCAGTTGGTTTCCCTATAACCATGATGATCACCGGCATGGTGGGCAACACACTGGCTCTCATCCTGGTGTATGTCTCCtacagaaagaaggaaaatagaAGGAAAAAGTCGTTCTTGCTTTGCATTGGATCTTTGGCGTTAACCGACCTGTTTGGACAGCTTTTGACAAGTCCAATAGTAATATCAGTCTACCGAGCTGATCTGAAATGGGAGCGTATTGACTCATCTGGCAATTTGTGCGCTTTTTTCGGTGTGTGCATGACAACCTTTGGTCTGTGCGCTCTGTTCCTGTCTAGTGCCATGGCAATTGAAAGGGCTATGGCGGTAACAAACCCCCACTGGTATTCAAATAACATGAAGACAAGTGTGACAAAGCAGACTTTGGCTGTCATTTGGTGTCTTGTGCTGTTATTCGCGCTCCTGCCCATAGCAGGAGTTGGGAAATACACACGGCAGTGGCCGGGCACCTGGTGCTTTATCAGTACGGGGGACAGGGAGGTCCCGGGAAACATGTTTTTCGCCATCACTTTCGCTGTACTTGGAATTTTCTCTCTGCTTGTTACACTTTCTTGCAATGTAATGACAATCCGGGGTTTAATAATCCGATGTAAAACAAAGTCTGGCACTTCTCAGTCTTCAAAACAGTGGGAAAGGCTCACCACGGAGACCGTCATCCAGCTGTTAGGGATTATGTGCGTCCTTCTTATATGCTGGTCTCCTCTGCTg GTTCTAATGGTGAGGATGATCTCTACCCGGGTCTCCTCTCACGAGTGCAATTCAACAGCAGTGACCTCAAATCAAATTCCAGGGCGGGACGTCAATTTAGACTGTAACTTTTTCTTGACAGCCATCCGCTTAGCCTCCCTCAACCAGATCTTGGATCCGTGGGTCTATCTGCTCTTAAGGGAGATCCTCTTGCGCAAATTCTGCATCGTGGCTAATGCAGTGTCCAACTGCTCCATAGAGGATCAGAAGGATACGCAGACGGCATTGAATGCTGTTAACAAGCAGCAACCTGACACCAACAACCTGCATAAACCACCAAGTAGCTAA
- the zranb2 gene encoding zinc finger Ran-binding domain-containing protein 2 produces MSGKSFRVSDGDWICPDKKCGNVNFARRTSCNRCGREKTIEAKMMKAGGTEIGKTLAEKSRGLFSANDWQCKTCGNVNWARRSECNMCNTPKYAKLEERTGYGGGFNERENVEYIERDESDGEYDEFGRKKKKFRGKTNSTSSSKEPEKKEVAKAEEDDEEDEEEEDGDLSKYKLDDDDEDDDDDEDGDLSKYNLDASDDDGDDRPAKKKGSPSVSSRSQSRSSSRSSSSSSRSRSRSRSRSSSSSRSGSRSRSHSRSSSRSGKGSSPRKRSRSPSSSERPQKRSRSRSSSGGRKRRRSRSRSSERCRSSGSSHSGSSSKKK; encoded by the exons ATGTCGGGGAAGAGTTTCCGCGTGAGCGACGGCGATTGGATTTGTCCTGACAAAAA ATGTGGAAATGTGAACTTTGCTAGAAGAACTAGTTGTAACCGATGCGGCAGGG aaaaaacCATAGAGGCAAAGATGATGAAAGCAGGGGGGACAGAGATTGGAAAAACTCTGGCAGAGAAAAGTAGAGGTCTCTTCAGTGCCAACGACTGGCAATGCAAGAC ATGTGGCAATGTGAATTGGGCTAGGAGATCAGAGTGTAACATGTGTAACACCCCAAAATATGCCAAGCTTGAAGAGAGAACAG GCTATGGTGGAGGTTTCAATGAAAGGGAGAATGTGGAATACATTGAACGTGATGAATCTGATGGGGAATATGATGAG TTTggtaggaaaaagaaaaagtttagaGGAAAAACCAACAGTACATCTTCCTCTAAAGAAcctgaaaagaaagaagttgcaaaagcagaagaggatgatgaggaagatgaggaggaagaagatggtGACCTTTCAAAATACAAACTAGAT gatgatgatgaagacgacgatgatgatgaagatggagacTTGTCAAAGTACAACCTGGATgccagtgatgatgatggtgatgacaggCCAGCTAAGAAAAAAGGGAGCCCCTCAGTTTCTTCCCGTTCCCAGTCCCGTTCATCCTCACGCTCCTCCAGTTCCAGTTCTCGGTCGAGGTCCAG gtcCCGCTCACGAAGCTCGTCCAGTTCCAGATCTGGATCTCGCTCGAGGTCCCATTCCAG ATCCAGCTCCAGGTCTGGAAAGGGCTCCTCTCCCCGGAAGAGGTCCCGCTCACCCTCCTCATCAGAAAGGCCACAGAAGCGCAGTCGCTCCAGGTCCTCAtctggagggagaaagaggaggcGTTCTAGATCACGTTCGTCCGAAAG ATGCCGTTCCTCCGGATCCTCCCATTCTGGCTCCAGTTCTAAAAAGAAATAA